One segment of Bacillus alkalisoli DNA contains the following:
- a CDS encoding Maf family protein, with protein MKRLILASGSPRRKELLEQINLSFEIIASKVEETFDPKESPENIAMSLASQKASDVFTQNQDSIVIGADTIVVFNNEILGKPNDEEDAFRMLKKLSGQTHHVITGVAIISSEKEKIFYEKTTVTFYELTEKELKDYIASKEPMDKAGSYGIQQLGALFVQKIDGDYFSVVGLPIAKTMRELSTFQ; from the coding sequence ATGAAACGCCTTATTTTAGCCTCAGGTTCGCCACGACGAAAAGAACTTCTGGAACAAATAAACCTCTCATTTGAAATTATCGCAAGTAAAGTAGAAGAAACATTCGACCCGAAAGAATCCCCAGAAAATATTGCAATGAGCTTAGCTAGCCAAAAAGCATCAGACGTGTTTACACAAAATCAAGACAGTATCGTAATTGGAGCAGATACAATTGTTGTCTTTAATAATGAAATTTTAGGTAAACCTAATGACGAAGAAGATGCATTTCGTATGCTAAAAAAGCTAAGCGGGCAAACTCATCATGTTATTACAGGAGTAGCGATAATTTCCTCCGAAAAAGAAAAAATATTCTATGAAAAGACGACTGTTACGTTTTATGAGTTAACAGAAAAGGAATTAAAAGACTATATCGCAAGTAAAGAACCGATGGATAAAGCTGGTTCGTATGGCATACAACAATTAGGAGCTTTATTTGTCCAAAAAATCGATGGCGATTATTTTTCTGTCGTTGGCCTCCCAATAGCTAAAACAATGCGTGAATTGTCAACTTTTCAATAA
- the pilM gene encoding type IV pilus biogenesis protein PilM: MEISLFQSNKNIINLIIKDHVIRLIELKSTAPLTVKRLEERFLPLNIIKDGKIVDATKLKQIINELVKKWGLKNKQIRFTVPDAYVITRKVSIPSTVLDDEIVGHLYLELGASIHLPFDDPVFDVHILSRDEEKTEVILFASPEDMVMEYASLLEENKMVPIAADISPLCLYRFYHHFGNVNEGDNLLFIQFDLSSITLSIFKDNVPLFVRTVNLTQETKVWEVTRTNSSIEWTGDIVQFNVFLEDFITEIQRVMNFFRYSLNQGDQEVNKLVLFGDHPNLPLVESKLTERINATISTVENEVKTQDQEVVDARYYYGLGLALKEV; this comes from the coding sequence ATGGAAATTTCCCTTTTTCAATCCAATAAAAACATCATCAATTTAATAATAAAAGACCACGTCATCCGTCTAATCGAACTTAAAAGCACCGCCCCATTAACCGTCAAACGATTAGAAGAACGCTTCCTACCACTAAACATAATAAAAGACGGAAAAATCGTCGATGCTACAAAACTAAAACAAATCATTAATGAACTCGTAAAAAAATGGGGACTAAAAAACAAACAAATACGCTTTACCGTACCAGATGCATATGTCATTACAAGAAAAGTGTCGATACCGTCCACTGTCCTTGACGACGAAATCGTAGGTCACCTTTATTTAGAATTAGGTGCGAGCATCCACTTACCATTCGATGACCCCGTTTTTGATGTTCACATCTTAAGTAGAGACGAAGAAAAAACAGAAGTAATCCTTTTTGCATCTCCAGAAGATATGGTAATGGAATACGCTAGCTTACTAGAAGAAAATAAAATGGTGCCAATAGCAGCAGATATTTCTCCATTATGTTTATACCGTTTTTACCACCATTTCGGAAATGTAAATGAAGGAGACAATCTTTTATTTATACAGTTTGACTTAAGTAGTATTACACTAAGCATCTTTAAAGATAACGTCCCGCTGTTTGTAAGAACAGTAAACTTAACGCAAGAAACAAAAGTGTGGGAAGTAACCCGTACGAATAGTTCAATAGAATGGACGGGAGATATCGTCCAATTCAATGTGTTTTTAGAAGATTTTATTACAGAAATACAACGAGTAATGAATTTCTTCCGCTATTCATTAAACCAAGGCGATCAAGAAGTGAATAAGTTAGTATTATTTGGTGATCATCCTAATCTGCCACTTGTTGAAAGTAAATTAACCGAGAGAATCAATGCAACCATTTCAACTGTAGAAAATGAAGTGAAAACACAAGACCAAGAAGTAGTTGATGCACGGTATTATTACGGGCTTGGACTAGCGTTAAAAGAGGTGTAA
- a CDS encoding prepilin-type N-terminal cleavage/methylation domain-containing protein, with the protein MLKKCRNILRNEKGLTLIELLAVVVILGIIAAIAIPSIGNIIDNSRKDAHVANAQMVINSARLAALDNTAYVNGTIQIGTLISGNYLEQIEDPDGGTYTSGSVTLAEGKVTSVTLVGAKRTISAAAGDNGGNLIINRDSITSTTP; encoded by the coding sequence ATGCTAAAAAAATGTCGTAACATTTTACGCAACGAAAAAGGTTTAACACTTATCGAATTACTAGCAGTTGTAGTTATTCTTGGGATTATTGCAGCTATTGCTATTCCGAGTATTGGGAATATCATTGATAATTCAAGAAAAGATGCTCATGTTGCAAATGCACAAATGGTTATTAATTCTGCAAGATTAGCAGCTTTAGATAATACAGCATATGTTAATGGTACTATCCAAATTGGAACACTTATTTCAGGAAACTATCTAGAGCAAATCGAAGATCCAGATGGAGGAACATATACTAGTGGTTCAGTTACTTTAGCTGAAGGGAAAGTAACAAGCGTAACTCTAGTAGGAGCTAAACGTACTATTTCGGCAGCTGCAGGTGATAATGGTGGGAATTTAATAATCAATAGAGACAGTATTACTTCAACAACTCCATAA
- a CDS encoding prepilin peptidase — translation MEVLILFMYALLLGSFYNVVGLRIPKGMSIVTPRSHCTSCKTTLTGIDLIPVLSYLFSKGKCRYCSTNVSPIYPFFELLTAILFVLAPIFMGWSYELIFVWTYLSMLIIITITDIHYMIIPNKILLFFFSLFVIQSLFLNILPLHEQLIGLAVGFLLPFLIAVVSKGGMGGGDVKLLAVIGFVVGWQQLLLIFFLSSLIGTIIALIGMKLGKVQKGKPFPFGPFIAISAVITLFFGENLLNWYITLLT, via the coding sequence ATGGAAGTCTTAATTCTTTTTATGTATGCTTTGCTCCTGGGCTCTTTCTACAACGTAGTCGGACTACGCATTCCGAAGGGCATGAGCATTGTAACACCAAGGTCACATTGTACAAGCTGTAAAACAACACTGACGGGAATTGACTTAATTCCCGTTCTTTCCTATCTATTTTCAAAAGGGAAATGTAGGTACTGTAGTACTAATGTTTCTCCCATTTATCCGTTCTTTGAATTACTAACTGCCATACTATTCGTACTTGCTCCGATATTTATGGGGTGGAGTTACGAATTAATTTTTGTTTGGACATACCTTTCCATGTTAATCATCATTACGATTACAGACATTCACTATATGATTATTCCAAACAAAATATTATTATTTTTCTTCTCGCTGTTTGTTATTCAAAGTCTCTTCTTAAACATTTTACCGTTGCATGAACAGTTGATAGGCTTAGCCGTTGGTTTCCTACTTCCATTTCTCATTGCCGTCGTTTCAAAAGGTGGAATGGGTGGCGGAGATGTAAAACTACTAGCGGTAATCGGTTTTGTTGTCGGATGGCAACAGCTTTTACTTATCTTTTTCTTATCATCCTTAATCGGCACAATTATTGCCTTAATAGGAATGAAACTAGGAAAAGTACAAAAAGGCAAACCATTCCCATTCGGCCCATTCATCGCCATCAGCGCCGTAATCACCCTATTCTTCGGCGAAAACCTACTAAACTGGTACATCACACTATTAACCTAA
- a CDS encoding PilN domain-containing protein, with protein sequence MLVDINLLPKKQARDITMPAVLGISIFFILFTVVALLAMNYFVQKELNKSQVTLDQAVQLRIVMEEAAKGPQATSSVIQLQQSIDWAESQSQDVVPILNHIVGLLPASGYIDNFLYTLDGAISVTVKFDNQRDAAYYLHHLTLSPFVQEATLSSISSSDEGTTGQYTINLNKAYLKGEQERGDR encoded by the coding sequence ATGTTAGTAGATATTAATTTATTACCAAAAAAACAAGCACGTGATATTACGATGCCAGCTGTATTAGGTATTAGTATATTCTTTATCTTATTTACTGTCGTTGCTTTACTTGCGATGAATTATTTTGTTCAGAAAGAATTAAACAAATCCCAAGTAACGCTCGATCAAGCTGTTCAGCTTCGAATTGTAATGGAAGAAGCGGCGAAGGGACCACAAGCAACGTCTTCGGTCATTCAACTACAGCAATCTATTGATTGGGCAGAAAGTCAATCTCAAGATGTGGTGCCGATACTGAATCATATAGTAGGATTATTACCAGCATCAGGATATATAGATAATTTTTTATACACCCTGGATGGGGCTATTAGTGTTACAGTGAAATTCGATAACCAAAGAGATGCGGCATACTACTTACATCATTTAACTTTATCACCATTCGTTCAAGAAGCTACGTTGTCTAGTATATCTAGTAGTGATGAAGGAACTACTGGACAATATACAATCAACTTAAATAAGGCATATTTAAAAGGCGAGCAAGAGCGAGGTGATAGATAA
- a CDS encoding GspE/PulE family protein: MAVTRKRLGDLLVEAGIITEEQLQTTLTEKSKGQKIGDALLQRGLITEQQLIEVLEFQLGIPHVSLFRYPFDEKLVHVITKEFAKRNLLIPLKKENEKLYVAMADPMDFFSIDDLRLSTGFEIEPVIATKDDIIRSINKFYDSTDSLDDLLSGFTPTEKVKVEDERITEDDSPIVKVVNQILQNAIQLKASDIHIDPQETKVLVRYRIDGVLRTERTLPKHTQNVLSARIKILGNMDITEHRIPQDGRIKTNIDYHPIDVRVSTLPTVFGEKIVMRILDMSSSLNDISQLGFHEKNYARFLNLIHQPTGIVLITGPTGSGKSSTLYAGLNHLNSEEVNIITVEDPVEYQLEGINQIQVNANVGMTFAKGLRAILRQDPNIIMVGEIRDRETAEIAIRASLTGHLVLSTLHTNDSISTVTRLIDMKVEPFLVGSSVNGVLAQRLVRKICRDCLKWEEPTKREVEIFQKRHLTVEKVAKGKGCGTCNMTGYKGRIAIHELLVVNDEMRKAIVNNEGVSKLRELAYKNDTVFLIDDGLEKVKQGLTTTEEVLRVALYE; encoded by the coding sequence ATGGCAGTAACTAGAAAGCGATTAGGAGACTTATTAGTCGAAGCAGGAATTATTACCGAAGAACAATTGCAAACAACACTAACTGAAAAGTCAAAGGGACAAAAAATAGGAGATGCACTTTTACAAAGAGGGCTTATCACGGAGCAACAATTAATAGAAGTACTAGAGTTTCAATTAGGGATACCTCATGTTAGTTTGTTCCGTTATCCATTTGATGAAAAATTAGTTCATGTCATAACGAAAGAGTTTGCAAAACGTAATCTTCTTATTCCACTTAAAAAGGAAAATGAAAAACTCTATGTCGCAATGGCGGACCCAATGGACTTTTTTTCCATTGATGATTTAAGGCTTTCTACAGGATTCGAAATAGAGCCTGTCATTGCCACAAAAGATGACATAATACGCTCTATCAACAAATTCTACGATTCAACTGATTCGTTAGATGACCTGTTAAGTGGATTCACTCCAACAGAAAAAGTAAAAGTAGAAGACGAGCGTATAACAGAAGATGATTCACCTATCGTTAAAGTCGTGAATCAAATTTTGCAAAATGCTATTCAATTAAAAGCAAGTGATATTCATATCGATCCACAAGAAACGAAAGTGTTAGTCCGTTACCGTATTGATGGTGTTTTACGTACAGAGCGTACACTTCCAAAGCATACACAAAACGTTCTGTCGGCTCGTATTAAGATTTTAGGAAATATGGACATTACTGAGCATCGTATCCCTCAAGATGGCCGTATTAAAACGAATATTGATTATCATCCAATTGATGTTCGTGTTTCAACGTTACCGACTGTTTTTGGTGAGAAAATCGTTATGCGTATTTTAGACATGAGTAGTTCGTTAAACGACATAAGTCAACTCGGTTTTCACGAAAAAAACTACGCACGATTCCTAAATTTAATTCATCAGCCGACTGGAATTGTTTTAATAACAGGTCCAACTGGTTCTGGTAAATCTTCAACACTTTATGCAGGATTAAATCATCTAAATAGTGAAGAAGTAAACATTATTACAGTAGAAGACCCTGTTGAGTATCAATTAGAAGGTATTAATCAAATTCAAGTTAACGCTAATGTTGGGATGACGTTTGCGAAAGGACTTCGTGCGATATTACGTCAAGACCCGAACATTATTATGGTAGGGGAAATTCGTGATAGAGAAACAGCCGAAATTGCGATTCGTGCGTCACTAACAGGTCACTTAGTATTAAGTACCCTTCATACGAACGATTCTATTAGTACAGTAACTCGTTTAATTGATATGAAGGTAGAGCCGTTTTTAGTGGGTTCCTCTGTTAATGGGGTATTGGCACAACGTTTAGTACGAAAAATTTGCCGTGACTGTTTGAAATGGGAAGAACCGACGAAAAGAGAAGTGGAGATTTTCCAAAAGCGTCATCTGACAGTGGAAAAGGTTGCGAAAGGAAAAGGATGCGGAACTTGTAATATGACGGGCTATAAAGGTCGTATTGCGATACACGAATTATTAGTCGTTAATGATGAAATGAGAAAAGCGATTGTAAACAATGAAGGTGTGTCTAAATTAAGAGAATTAGCATACAAAAATGATACAGTGTTTTTAATTGATGATGGATTAGAAAAAGTGAAGCAAGGTTTAACAACAACAGAAGAAGTACTTCGAGTAGCTTTATATGAGTAG
- a CDS encoding rod shape-determining protein, which translates to MFGSRDLGIDLGTANTLVFIKGKGIVVREPSVVAMQTDTKQIVAVGNDAKNMIGRTPGNVVALRPMKDGVIADYETTAAMMKYYIKQAFKTRGMFARKPYVMVCVPSGITAVEKRAVIDATRQAGARDAYPIEEPFAAAIGANLPVMEPTGSMVVDIGGGTTEVAIISLGGIVTSQSIRVAGDEMDDAIISFIRKNYNLMIGERTAETLKIEIGSAGDSDDIEPMEIRGRDLLTGLPKTVEITAKEVESALKDTVTSIVDSVKATLERTPPELAADIMDRGIVLTGGGALLRNLDKVISEETKMPVIIAENPLDCVAIGTGKALDYIDEFKKKSKDYRY; encoded by the coding sequence ATGTTTGGTTCAAGAGATTTAGGAATTGACTTAGGTACAGCAAACACACTCGTATTCATTAAAGGAAAAGGAATTGTAGTACGTGAACCGTCTGTAGTAGCAATGCAAACAGACACAAAACAAATTGTTGCAGTAGGAAACGACGCAAAAAATATGATCGGCCGTACACCAGGTAACGTCGTAGCACTTCGCCCAATGAAAGATGGAGTAATCGCTGACTACGAAACAACAGCTGCGATGATGAAATATTATATTAAACAAGCTTTCAAAACGCGTGGTATGTTTGCTCGTAAGCCATACGTAATGGTATGTGTACCATCTGGCATTACAGCTGTAGAAAAACGTGCAGTAATCGATGCAACACGTCAAGCTGGTGCACGAGATGCCTACCCAATTGAAGAGCCATTTGCAGCTGCAATTGGTGCGAACCTACCGGTAATGGAACCAACAGGAAGCATGGTAGTGGACATCGGTGGCGGTACAACCGAAGTTGCCATTATCTCTTTAGGTGGCATTGTAACGAGTCAATCGATTCGAGTTGCCGGCGATGAAATGGACGACGCGATCATTTCATTTATTAGAAAAAATTATAACTTAATGATCGGTGAAAGAACGGCTGAAACGTTAAAGATTGAAATTGGTTCCGCAGGTGATTCGGATGATATCGAGCCAATGGAGATTCGTGGGCGCGACCTTTTAACTGGATTACCAAAAACAGTAGAAATTACTGCTAAAGAAGTAGAATCTGCATTAAAAGATACCGTTACATCTATTGTGGATTCGGTAAAAGCTACGCTAGAAAGAACGCCACCTGAACTTGCTGCAGATATTATGGATAGAGGAATTGTGCTAACTGGTGGTGGAGCACTATTACGTAACTTAGACAAAGTGATTAGTGAAGAAACGAAAATGCCAGTTATTATTGCAGAAAATCCGTTAGATTGTGTAGCAATCGGAACAGGTAAAGCGTTAGATTATATTGATGAATTCAAGAAAAAATCAAAAGATTACCGTTATTAG
- the radC gene encoding RadC family protein: MKTETLLIKDYPVEERPRERLLKDGPSSLSNHELLAILLRTGTKQESVLQMANRLLTNFEGLRLLKDASVDEITSIKGIGAAKALQIIAAIELGRRIHRLQYEDRYVIRSPEDAANYVMEDMRFLSQEHFVCLYLNTKNQVIHQQTVFIGSLNASIVHPREVFKEAFRRSAASFICLHNHPSGDPSPSREDIEVTKRLNDCGKLIGIELLDHLIIGDQKFVSLKEKGYV; this comes from the coding sequence TTGAAAACTGAAACATTATTGATAAAAGATTATCCAGTTGAAGAAAGACCAAGAGAACGATTGCTCAAAGATGGTCCGAGTAGTTTATCAAATCATGAGCTTTTAGCAATACTTTTAAGAACCGGAACAAAACAAGAATCCGTATTACAAATGGCTAATCGTCTACTAACGAACTTTGAAGGACTACGTTTATTAAAAGATGCTTCCGTTGATGAAATTACGAGTATAAAAGGTATCGGAGCCGCAAAAGCTTTACAAATAATTGCTGCAATAGAACTAGGAAGACGTATTCATCGTCTACAATATGAAGACCGTTATGTTATTCGTTCGCCAGAAGATGCAGCAAACTATGTAATGGAAGATATGCGCTTTTTATCCCAGGAGCATTTTGTTTGCTTATATTTAAATACAAAAAACCAAGTCATCCATCAACAAACCGTCTTTATTGGAAGTTTAAATGCTAGCATCGTACACCCGCGCGAAGTTTTCAAAGAAGCATTTCGTAGGTCGGCAGCATCATTCATATGTCTCCATAACCACCCGTCTGGCGATCCTTCACCTAGTAGAGAAGACATTGAAGTAACGAAACGCCTGAACGATTGTGGTAAGTTAATTGGCATAGAGCTTTTGGACCATCTAATAATAGGTGATCAAAAATTCGTCAGCCTAAAAGAAAAAGGCTACGTGTAA
- the mreC gene encoding rod shape-determining protein MreC, with the protein MPQFFLNKKLIVLLVSLIVLVALIGFSLKERQELSWPEQFVKDTSGFVQSILYRPAHYVAGFFENVSHLKNTYEENKLLRARLEEYAILETKVQRLEQENDEIREVLGEIETLRDYNPMPATVIGRNPDQWREQIIINKGKQHGIEKDMAVITSTGLIGKVKHTTPFTSTVQLLSSLDPKNRISAYIQGDENFFGLIEGYDEEREALMLKRIPHNAEIESGSKVLTSGLGGIFPQGLLIGEVLEVVSDEFGLTQTVYVKPAANFYDINHVMITKRKMASEFDAFDEEVETEADEEEGENEEEGSE; encoded by the coding sequence ATGCCACAATTCTTCCTTAACAAAAAATTAATTGTCTTGTTAGTTAGTTTGATTGTGTTAGTGGCATTGATTGGTTTTTCATTAAAAGAGCGTCAAGAGTTATCTTGGCCAGAACAGTTCGTAAAAGATACTTCAGGCTTTGTTCAATCCATTTTGTATAGACCCGCACACTATGTCGCGGGTTTCTTTGAGAATGTAAGCCATTTGAAAAATACGTATGAAGAAAATAAACTACTTCGTGCTAGATTGGAAGAATATGCGATTCTTGAAACAAAAGTTCAACGATTAGAACAAGAGAACGATGAAATACGTGAAGTGTTAGGGGAAATAGAAACATTGCGTGACTATAACCCGATGCCAGCGACTGTAATTGGACGAAATCCTGATCAATGGCGAGAACAGATTATCATTAATAAAGGAAAACAGCATGGAATAGAAAAAGACATGGCTGTTATTACTTCAACTGGATTAATTGGAAAAGTGAAACACACAACTCCATTTACTTCTACCGTCCAACTATTAAGTTCATTAGACCCGAAAAATAGAATTTCTGCATATATACAAGGGGATGAAAATTTCTTCGGACTTATCGAAGGATATGATGAAGAACGAGAAGCTTTAATGTTAAAAAGAATTCCACATAATGCAGAAATTGAATCTGGATCCAAAGTATTAACATCTGGTTTAGGTGGTATTTTTCCACAAGGTCTTCTAATCGGAGAAGTATTAGAAGTCGTTTCAGACGAGTTTGGTTTAACACAAACCGTTTATGTAAAGCCAGCTGCTAATTTTTATGATATAAATCATGTTATGATTACGAAGCGAAAAATGGCATCAGAATTTGACGCGTTTGACGAAGAAGTAGAAACGGAAGCAGACGAAGAAGAAGGCGAAAACGAAGAGGAGGGCTCAGAGTGA
- the mreD gene encoding rod shape-determining protein MreD, whose translation MRRYFLPVIIIFLFVFESLAIDFFPLHSLHEDWIIAPRFVLIALIFITIYGGLYFGIVYSLVFGFLIDIVYTGIMGIYIFSFTLVAYGAFLLMRIIHNHALVAVFAAVISVVFVEYTAYNIHSIIGSTRMMHDQFLYTRLLPTLLFNATAAIILIYPLKKFLNNLVLEMNEE comes from the coding sequence GTGAGAAGATACTTCTTACCAGTCATCATCATTTTCCTTTTCGTATTTGAAAGTTTGGCGATCGACTTTTTCCCGCTACACTCATTGCATGAAGATTGGATTATTGCTCCACGCTTCGTCCTAATTGCCCTTATCTTTATTACCATTTATGGTGGCTTATATTTCGGTATCGTCTACAGTCTTGTGTTTGGTTTTTTAATAGATATTGTCTATACAGGAATTATGGGGATTTATATTTTTTCCTTTACGTTAGTAGCTTATGGTGCGTTTTTACTAATGCGCATTATTCATAATCATGCCTTAGTGGCTGTTTTTGCTGCTGTTATTAGTGTTGTATTCGTTGAATATACAGCTTATAACATCCATTCCATTATAGGATCTACGAGAATGATGCATGATCAATTTCTTTATACTCGATTGCTTCCGACCCTATTATTTAATGCAACAGCAGCAATCATTTTAATCTATCCACTGAAAAAATTTCTAAATAATCTCGTATTAGAAATGAATGAAGAGTAA
- a CDS encoding type II secretion system F family protein — MPRFKYTGRDNKGKNEGTITSKSRREAIVQLKENGVKVISMEEVAESFLTKDITIGNPVKLQDFVVYLRQFSTLIRAGVTVVESTKILANQTESKHLQRVLFEVEEDLRQGNALSESTSKHPKVFTPMFVNMIRAGEASGTLDDTLDRLATQFEKQHETKQKIVSALMYPAVLSLVAVGVIIFLLVGVVPTFVSMFSDFGADLPIITKLVLGASEWMQSFWWFIIILFIGAVVGISVVRSKAETKYYLDYFLLRMPIFGPLLKKAAIARLTRTLSSLFASSVPILPALGMVEKIVENEVISRVLAQAKKSLEKGESLAEPMKDHWAFPPLVTQMISIGESTGSLDTMLEKIAEFYEKEVDAATDRLKSLIEPLMIVVLAVIVGTIVTAIMVPMFDIFNHIQP; from the coding sequence ATGCCAAGGTTTAAATATACAGGTAGAGACAATAAAGGCAAAAACGAAGGAACGATTACAAGTAAATCTAGACGTGAAGCCATCGTTCAATTAAAAGAAAATGGTGTAAAAGTAATTTCAATGGAAGAAGTGGCAGAATCTTTTTTAACAAAAGATATAACGATCGGTAATCCGGTTAAACTACAAGATTTTGTCGTTTATTTACGACAATTTTCAACATTGATTCGAGCTGGTGTAACCGTTGTCGAATCGACGAAAATTTTAGCTAATCAGACAGAGAGTAAGCATTTACAACGCGTGCTTTTTGAAGTAGAAGAAGACCTTCGCCAAGGAAATGCGTTGTCTGAATCAACAAGTAAACACCCAAAAGTTTTTACTCCGATGTTTGTTAACATGATTCGGGCTGGTGAAGCAAGTGGTACGTTAGATGACACGTTGGACAGGCTCGCAACACAGTTTGAGAAACAACATGAAACAAAACAAAAAATCGTATCAGCCTTAATGTATCCAGCAGTATTAAGTTTAGTAGCCGTTGGGGTAATTATCTTTTTATTAGTTGGAGTTGTACCGACATTTGTTAGCATGTTCTCTGATTTTGGAGCAGACCTGCCAATTATCACAAAGCTAGTACTTGGAGCAAGTGAATGGATGCAGAGCTTTTGGTGGTTCATTATTATCTTGTTTATTGGAGCAGTTGTTGGAATTTCCGTTGTTAGGTCTAAAGCAGAAACAAAGTATTACTTAGATTATTTTTTACTTCGTATGCCAATATTTGGCCCGTTGCTAAAAAAAGCTGCCATTGCACGTCTTACACGAACATTAAGCTCTTTATTTGCTAGTTCTGTTCCTATACTACCTGCTCTCGGAATGGTAGAAAAAATAGTAGAAAACGAAGTGATTTCTAGGGTACTAGCACAAGCGAAAAAATCGCTTGAAAAAGGGGAATCTTTAGCAGAGCCAATGAAGGATCATTGGGCGTTTCCGCCACTCGTAACACAGATGATTTCCATTGGAGAAAGTACCGGTTCGTTAGATACGATGCTAGAGAAAATTGCGGAGTTTTATGAGAAGGAAGTAGACGCTGCAACCGACCGGCTAAAAAGTCTCATAGAGCCACTCATGATTGTTGTGCTAGCTGTTATAGTCGGGACTATTGTCACGGCGATTATGGTGCCAATGTTCGACATTTTTAACCATATTCAACCATAG
- a CDS encoding type IV pilus twitching motility protein PilT codes for MINKIQEWLHTAYDRNASDIHLSVGVPPTFRVNGELVRYGDSILLPEHTESIAKEMIPDFLWGTFQDKGELDFSYSLPGLSRFRVNAYKQRSSVAMAIRIIPTSVPTLESLHLPPVLKSLIEKPQGLILVTGPTGSGKSTTLSSMIDFMNRTMKKHIITLEDPIEYLHKHNLCMIDQREVGFDTKSFANGLRASLRQDPDVILVGEMRDLETIQTAITAAETGHLVLGTLHTTNAPSTIDRIIDVFPPQQQPQIRIQLANVLVSVISQRLFPTMDRMGRKVATEILVNNAAVGNLIRNEKIHQIKNVMQTSRAQGMHTLEMSIKELVDLGHVSKYSVESFMQESMT; via the coding sequence ATGATAAATAAAATACAAGAGTGGCTTCATACTGCATATGACAGAAATGCGTCTGATATCCATTTATCTGTCGGTGTTCCACCAACGTTTCGTGTGAATGGCGAATTAGTCCGATATGGCGACAGTATTCTGTTACCAGAACATACCGAATCGATTGCGAAAGAAATGATACCAGACTTTTTATGGGGAACGTTTCAAGACAAGGGTGAGCTTGATTTTTCTTATAGTTTACCTGGATTATCGCGATTTCGTGTAAATGCCTATAAACAAAGGTCTTCGGTTGCGATGGCCATACGTATTATTCCTACAAGTGTACCGACACTTGAATCTTTACATTTGCCGCCTGTTCTTAAAAGTCTAATCGAAAAACCACAAGGTCTTATTCTTGTTACTGGCCCAACTGGAAGTGGCAAATCTACGACACTATCTTCGATGATAGATTTTATGAATCGAACGATGAAAAAGCATATTATCACGTTAGAAGATCCGATAGAGTATTTGCATAAACATAATTTATGTATGATCGACCAGAGAGAAGTAGGTTTTGATACAAAGTCATTTGCTAACGGCTTAAGAGCATCGCTCAGGCAAGATCCAGATGTTATTTTAGTTGGAGAAATGCGTGATTTAGAGACGATTCAAACGGCTATTACGGCAGCGGAGACAGGGCATTTAGTATTAGGAACACTTCATACAACAAATGCTCCATCAACCATTGATCGAATTATTGACGTATTTCCGCCGCAGCAACAACCACAAATACGTATTCAGTTGGCGAATGTCCTAGTATCGGTCATTTCGCAAAGACTTTTCCCTACGATGGACAGAATGGGTAGAAAAGTAGCGACAGAAATATTAGTGAACAATGCAGCAGTTGGTAATTTAATACGGAATGAAAAAATTCATCAAATTAAAAATGTCATGCAGACGAGTCGTGCCCAAGGAATGCATACGTTAGAGATGAGTATTAAAGAACTAGTAGACTTAGGGCACGTATCAAAATATAGCGTAGAAAGCTTTATGCAGGAGTCGATGACGTAA